DNA sequence from the Methanolobus psychrophilus R15 genome:
AAACAGTATTTTTTGGAATAATTTGGGAAACCGGAAATGAATTAATAAAGAAAGTGTTAGAGGTTTAGGGGAGTGAATTTATAAATTTCCGATAGCAAGAGGGAGAATTTGAGTACCAGAAAGGTTGAGAAGCATACAATGGATGTATGCATTACATGGCATACAAGGTTCACATAAAATACTTAAATGATTAAGAATGTTGAAGGAAAGTATGGAAACAAAGTGTAGTAGGACAGTTATTGGCATTGCCATAATATGGGCAGCGGTTATTTTTGCATCTGCATTTATACTGAGGGAATCGGGTTATTTAACACAGTTGATTCCTATATATGGTGCAGGGGCAATAATGTGTATTATCCTTGCAGGGAATCTTTGCAAGAAGGGTGAGTGAACTAATTAGATTTGTATTTATTTCAAATTGTATTAAAAAAAGGATGGAAACCAAAATTGTGATTTCCAATGATATGTTTAATTAATTGTAAGGTTTAAGCAACTTCGCCAAAAGCGAATTTACTCATAACTTTGTTAACTGTGATAGTTACTTCATCACCGACTTTGGTGTTAGGGACAAAGACCACGAATCCGCTTACTCTTGCGATTCCGTCTCCTTCTCTTGCAATATCTTCAATTGTTACATCATAATTTATTCCAGCTTCTACTGGAGCAGTTGAATTCATGTTACTAAACAAATATTTCACGTCCTAATTGATTAGCTTAAAAAGAAATACAACCATTTGGTTGAAAATAAGGAAAACAGTAAATGTGGAAAATACTATCTAAACCTATAATTCAGCAAATCAGTATCAAACTCTAAAAGCACTCTCCTCTAGGTAAGGATGATATATATATCTATTCCTATAAATGAAATATTTAATTGCAAAGGTACTTGCTTGTTAATGATATAATTATACAAATGAGCACCTAAATAAAAATAGTAAAAATGGATTGAAATATCACTTCAATCCTGAATCTTTCCTTTTGTATATTGCAAATCCAATTGCCACAATAGTTACAATCAATACACCAACTATCATGTACCAATTTGATTTGTTTTCATCTTCAACAATATCGATTGGTTGTACCTCTACGCTTTCAACCATATCGGGTTCTTCTACAACAGTCCATTCATCGCCTGCAATGGAGAATATAGAAAATCCGGAAGTCTGTGCGACGAAATAGAAGAACTCTTCATCTTCATCCAGTTGTTCTGTTGGTAATCTTTCCCAACCACCATTATTCAATCTCTCCATTCTAATGGATTCCGGAATAATATTGTTCTCTTCTACCCATTTTTTATCGACTTTAAAATAGATGAAAATATTATCTGCATTATGACTGCCAATAGTTCCAGTTCTACCAACATTTATCTCCATGAATTTATAAACCGGAGCATTATTTGAAGGAGTTCCTTCTGGAACGTTGTTCAAAAGGTTGATTCTGTTTTCAACTATTCCTGCATTGGTCTTAGAATCGAAACTTATCAGAGTTACAGGTATATCATCAGCAGTTACATGATATTCAACCTTACTTCCAACACCAACGTTCTGCCTGTTACTGAAAAGTGTATCTATGTTTTCAGATGGAGATTTTGAATCTGCAATATTCTGTTGTCTTGAACCGCCTGAAGATTTTGGCACATCATCATCTTCAACTACTGTATCTGAATCATATCGAATTTGTAAATATGGATATCCATTGTTGATTTCAGGATGAATGTTCCATATATTGGTGAAATTCCAACCTATAAAAGTAGATTGTTGTTTCATTTGTGAAGTTGTTCTACCTTCTCCACCAGCACTTTCTGATTGGAAAGATGTTTCAGTATTCCAGTACGATTCGGTTATTGTTCCTGAATAGTAAAATCCAATTAGTCCTCCTACATTTGAATCACCTAAATCACCTATAACTTCACCAATTGAATAAGAATTTGTAATGGAACTCTGCTCACTAATCACACCAACAAGTCCGCCTACACTCTCATTTCCAGTTACATTGGAAGTTGAATATGAATTGATTATTGTTGTACCACTTGCTTCGACTCCAACTAAGCCACCTACATCATCAATACCAATTACATCCCCTGATGAAAAAGATTCAGCAATTGTTCCATTATTCGCTCCTATAAGTACATCTGTGCCTACAATTCCAACTAAGCCACCCACACCAGCAACACCAATTACATCCCCTGATGAAAAAGATTCAGCAATTGTTCCAATATTAAAACCAACAAGTCCACCTATGCCTAAACCTCCTTCAACAGATGCACTTGATATTGAATTTTCAATAATTCCTCCATTATAACCACTAAGTCCTCCAATAAGAAGACCACCATCTACATGTCCAGAAGAATGTGAATTGATAATTGTACCTAAGTTTAAGCCCGCCAGAATACCAACACCTCCTAAACCACCAGTTACATTACCATGAACTCTGACATTTTTTATGACAGAATTTGGACCAAGATATCCAAATAATCCTACTCCTACTATATCTTCACTTGGTACATTTATGAATAAATCATTCACATGATATTCATTGCCATCAAAAGAACCACTGAACATGTCTTCCATGTCCTCCATCTCTTCCCCGAAATAAGCATTCGCTATAGGTATAAATCCTGCACCATCATTCCAGTTAACAGTTTCAGATGCATCAATATCATTTATCAGAATGTAATGTGCTGATAAATCCAAATTCATGGCTTGTAATTGGCATATTGTAGATACTTCATATGGATTGTTTTCACTACCATCACCATTTTCAAATATAGGATACGATGTAGTTAAATTCTGCAAATATGGATAACCATTGTTTACAGCACAATGAATTTCCCATTTATGTGTGAAATCCCAATCTATAAAAGTAGATTGTTGTTTCATTTGTGAAGTTGTTCTACCTTCTCCACCAGCACTTTCTGATTGAGAAGATGTTTCACTATCCCAGTACGATTGGGTTATTGTTCCTAAATAGTTTAATCCAAGAAGTCCGCCTACCCAATTAGTTCCATTCACTTCACCTATGGAATATGAATCTGTGATAGTCCCCCCACCACTACTTTTATCATCAGCATTATAACCAACAAGGCCACCTACGTAGTTTTCTCCGGTTACATCACCTGTGGAATGTGAGTTTGTGATAGTACCACAATAATTTATACCAACAAGGCCACCTACATTATCGCCAGTTCCGGTCACATTACTCGTGGAATATGAATTTTCAATAGTACCTGTATTTAGACCAACAAGGCCACCTACATCATCACCAGTTCCGGTCACATCACCTGTGGAATATGAATCTGTAATAGCACCATCATTATAACCAACAAGGCCACCTACGTAGTTTTCTCCGGTTACATCACCTGTGGAATGTGAATCTGTGATAGTCCCCCCATAATTTTCACCAACAAGGCCACCTACATTATCGCCTCCGGTAATATTAATATCAACCAACCCAACATCCTTGATTGTTGCACCAGCATCAGTGCGTCCAAAGAGACCTACATAATCCTCAGTGGTTCTGTCAATGAACAGTCCGGTTATCGTATAGTTTTGACCATCGAAAGTACCAGTGAATTTTACACTATTGTTCCCTATTGGCTTGAATCCTTTGAAAATTCCGGATTCACTATTCCAATTTTCAGTTTCAGATGCATCAATATTGTCACCTGTCACATTACCTGTGGAGTATGAGTTTTCAATAGTACCTAGATTATGACCAACAAGGCCACCGACACTAATATCACCGGTCACATTACCTGTGGAATATGAGTTTTCAATAGTACCTGTATTTTCACCAACAAGGCCACCTACATTATTTTCTCCGGTAATATTAATATCAACCAACCCAACATCCTTGATTGTTGCACCAGCATCAGTGCGTCCAAAGAGACCTACATAATCCTCAGTGGTTCTGTCAATGAACAGTCCGGTTATCGTATAGTTTTGACCATCGAAAGTACCAGTGAATTTTACACTATTGTTCCCTATTGGCTTGAATCCTTTGAAAATTCCGGATTCACTATTCCAATTTTCAGTTTCAGATGCATCAATATCATTTATCAGAGTGTAATTTGCAGATAAATCGTGTGCCACTGCTTGTAATTGAGAAATATTTGATATCTGATATGGATTATCAGAGCTACCATCCCCTTCAAATACAGGTGTTGCAGAAGCAGTTGATATGAGAAGAGTTAATGAGAGGAGAAGAATTAAAGGATATTTAACATACGATACATGCAATGGTTTTTTGTTTATAAATTGATTTATATTGAGCCTCATATATTCAATATCAATATTCTAATGCTATTTATATATATAGATTCGTAAAAAAGTAAAATAATAATCAGAAACTTCGGTAAACTTGCTATATTTATCAACTTTTTCGTAAATATTGTATTTTCAATTATCTTATTTATAGAGATTACAACAATTACATTAGTTTCAGTGCGTTCCATTATATTCTTTATAAGCGTTATACTGCTCCTAATACCTGTAGAACCTGCATTGTTAGGAACATTTTCCTATTCCTTCCATGACTCTGATAATTCAGAAATTG
Encoded proteins:
- a CDS encoding GLUG domain protein, whose product is MRLNINQFINKKPLHVSYVKYPLILLLSLTLLISTASATPVFEGDGSSDNPYQISNISQLQAVAHDLSANYTLINDIDASETENWNSESGIFKGFKPIGNNSVKFTGTFDGQNYTITGLFIDRTTEDYVGLFGRTDAGATIKDVGLVDINITGENNVGGLVGENTGTIENSYSTGNVTGDISVGGLVGHNLGTIENSYSTGNVTGDNIDASETENWNSESGIFKGFKPIGNNSVKFTGTFDGQNYTITGLFIDRTTEDYVGLFGRTDAGATIKDVGLVDINITGGDNVGGLVGENYGGTITDSHSTGDVTGENYVGGLVGYNDGAITDSYSTGDVTGTGDDVGGLVGLNTGTIENSYSTSNVTGTGDNVGGLVGINYCGTITNSHSTGDVTGENYVGGLVGYNADDKSSGGGTITDSYSIGEVNGTNWVGGLLGLNYLGTITQSYWDSETSSQSESAGGEGRTTSQMKQQSTFIDWDFTHKWEIHCAVNNGYPYLQNLTTSYPIFENGDGSENNPYEVSTICQLQAMNLDLSAHYILINDIDASETVNWNDGAGFIPIANAYFGEEMEDMEDMFSGSFDGNEYHVNDLFINVPSEDIVGVGLFGYLGPNSVIKNVRVHGNVTGGLGGVGILAGLNLGTIINSHSSGHVDGGLLIGGLSGYNGGIIENSISSASVEGGLGIGGLVGFNIGTIAESFSSGDVIGVAGVGGLVGIVGTDVLIGANNGTIAESFSSGDVIGIDDVGGLVGVEASGTTIINSYSTSNVTGNESVGGLVGVISEQSSITNSYSIGEVIGDLGDSNVGGLIGFYYSGTITESYWNTETSFQSESAGGEGRTTSQMKQQSTFIGWNFTNIWNIHPEINNGYPYLQIRYDSDTVVEDDDVPKSSGGSRQQNIADSKSPSENIDTLFSNRQNVGVGSKVEYHVTADDIPVTLISFDSKTNAGIVENRINLLNNVPEGTPSNNAPVYKFMEINVGRTGTIGSHNADNIFIYFKVDKKWVEENNIIPESIRMERLNNGGWERLPTEQLDEDEEFFYFVAQTSGFSIFSIAGDEWTVVEEPDMVESVEVQPIDIVEDENKSNWYMIVGVLIVTIVAIGFAIYKRKDSGLK
- a CDS encoding TRAM-domain protein, with the translated sequence MNSTAPVEAGINYDVTIEDIAREGDGIARVSGFVVFVPNTKVGDEVTITVNKVMSKFAFGEVA